A region of Malaclemys terrapin pileata isolate rMalTer1 chromosome 20 unlocalized genomic scaffold, rMalTer1.hap1 SUPER_20_unloc_2, whole genome shotgun sequence DNA encodes the following proteins:
- the LOC128829534 gene encoding histone H4: MSGRGKGGKGLGKGGAKRHRKVLRDNIQGITKPAIRRLARRGGVKRISGLIYEETRGVLKVFLENVIRDAVTYTEHAKRKTVTAMDVVYALKRQGRTLYGFGG, encoded by the coding sequence ATGTCTGGTCGTGGCAAGGGCGGGAAGGGGCTGGGCAAGGGTGGTGCTAAGAGGCACCGCAAAGTTTTGCGTGACAACATCCAGGGCATTACCAAGCCTGCGATCCGACGCTTGGCTCGCCGCGGCGGGGTGAAGCGTATCTCGGGGCTGATCTACGAAGAGACCCGCGGGGTGCTGAAGGTTTTCCTGGAGAACGTGATCCGCGATGCGGTGACCTACACCGAGCACGCCAAGCGCAAAACCGTGACCGCCATGGATGTGGTCTACGCCCTGAAACGCCAGGGGCGCACCCTGTACGGCTTCGGGGGCTGA
- the LOC128829530 gene encoding histone H2B 8, protein MPEPAKSAPAPKKGSKKAVTKTQKKGDKKRRKTRKESYSIYVYKVLKQVHPDTGISSKAMGIMNSFVNDIFERIAGEASRLAHYNKRSTITSREIQTAVRLLLPGELAKHAVSEGTKAVTKYTSSK, encoded by the coding sequence ATGCCTGAACCAGCCAAGTCCGCTCCCGCGCCCAAGAAGGGCTCCAAGAAAGCGGTGACCAAGACCCAGAAGAAGGGGGATAAGAAGCGCCGCAAGACCCGCAAGGAGAGTTACTCCATTTATGTCTACAAGGTGCTGAAGCAGGTTCACCCCGACACCGGCATCTCTTCCAAGGCCATGGGCATCATGAACTCCTTCGTCAATGACATCTTCGAGCGCATCGCTGGGGAGGCGTCTCGCCTGGCGCATTACAACAAGCGCTCCACCATCACCTCCCGGGAGATCCAGACCGCCGTGCGCCTGCTGCTGCCCGGGGAGCTGGCCAAACACGCCGTGTCCGAGGGCACCAAGGCCGTGACCAAGTACACCAGCTCCAAGTAA
- the LOC128829529 gene encoding histone H2A.J-like — MSGRGKQGGKVRAKAKSRSSRAGLQFPVGRVHRLLRKGNYAERVGAGAPVYMAAVLEYLTAEILELAGNAARDNKKTRIIPRHLQLAIRNDEELNKLLGKVTIAQGGVLPNIQAVLLPKKTESHKAKGKIILIADAWTISMS; from the exons ATGTCTGGCCGCGGAAAGCAGGGAGGCAAAGTGCGGGCCAAGGCCAAGTCTCGCTCTTctcgggctgggctgcagttccctGTGGGCCGCGTGCACCGCCTGCTGCGCAAGGGGAACTATGCGGAGCGAGTGGGAGCCGGCGCTCCCGTTTACATGGCTGCGGTGCTGGAGTACCTCACGGCGGAAATCTTGGAGCTGGCTGGCAACGCCGCCCGCGACAACAAGAAAACCCGCATCATCCCCCggcacttgcagctggccatCCGCAACGACGAGGAGCTGAACAAGCTGCTGGGCAAAGTCACTATCGCGCAGGGGGGCGTCCTGCCCAACATCCAGGCGGTGCTACTGCCCAAGAAAACCGAGAGCCACAAAGCCAAGGGCAA AATCATTCTGATCGCCGATGCCTGGACTATTTCCATGTCCTGA